From one Planktothrix agardhii NIES-204 genomic stretch:
- a CDS encoding DNA methylase N-4/N-6 domain-containing protein gives MTSNLENMVILGDARTIVHTLQDDFFQAIVTSPPYFGHRNYAEGENQNEIGQESDVETYISNLVSIFRELRKKLKPDGLLWLNLGDTYRKKSLLGIPWRVALSLQNDGWILRSDIIWHKPNAMPSSTKNRPTTDHEYIFLFARNPEYYYDADAIREPHVTFTDKSKMKGGRNHFGKTNGTPEIGKNSGNSNLHDGRWDQAFHPKGRNKRTVWEIPLSKFRDVHFAVYPEKLVEICLLASTREDDFVLDPFTGSGTTGVVASKLYRKFIGIELVENYQIMAQKRIDDCNLQLNLFNTNLFK, from the coding sequence ATGACAAGTAATCTCGAAAATATGGTAATTCTTGGTGATGCTAGAACCATCGTACACACACTTCAAGATGATTTTTTCCAAGCAATAGTAACCAGCCCACCCTATTTTGGACATAGAAACTATGCAGAAGGAGAAAATCAAAATGAAATTGGTCAAGAAAGTGATGTTGAAACCTACATATCAAACTTAGTAAGTATATTTAGAGAACTCAGAAAAAAACTCAAGCCTGATGGTTTATTGTGGTTAAATTTGGGTGATACCTATAGAAAAAAATCATTACTCGGCATTCCTTGGAGAGTCGCATTATCTTTGCAAAATGATGGTTGGATACTGCGAAGTGATATTATTTGGCACAAGCCAAATGCCATGCCTTCATCCACTAAAAACCGTCCGACAACAGATCACGAATATATCTTTCTTTTTGCCAGAAACCCAGAATATTATTATGATGCGGATGCCATTAGAGAACCTCATGTAACTTTCACAGACAAATCAAAGATGAAAGGCGGACGAAACCATTTTGGCAAAACAAATGGAACACCAGAAATAGGTAAAAACTCAGGAAATAGCAACTTACACGATGGCAGATGGGATCAAGCTTTCCATCCCAAAGGTAGAAATAAAAGAACCGTATGGGAAATACCACTTAGTAAATTCCGAGATGTTCATTTTGCTGTTTACCCAGAAAAGCTAGTTGAAATATGCCTACTTGCATCTACTAGGGAAGATGATTTTGTGCTCGATCCCTTTACTGGTTCTGGCACTACCGGTGTAGTTGCATCTAAATTATACCGAAAATTTATTGGTATTGAATTAGTAGAAAATTATCAAATTATGGCTCAAAAAAGAATTGACGATTGCAATTTACAGCTTAACCTGTTTAATACAAATCTTTTTAAGTAG
- a CDS encoding putative prophage protein, whose translation MINSLNIARYFIVKAYQDGIEAEMTNMKVQKLLYYAQSLYLALYDQPLFEEEIQAWRYGPVCPPAYQYYSEFEANQLPIPDAEIILEIPDDQKLVLEEVWDYFGGYHAYRLSGMTHLEFPWKKARQGLSSEARSTQPILIEDMKALGYQKLEVIERDHPAYEPVMYEVLKDTITSVNNQSEPSNLIHKGEVRDWINSLLN comes from the coding sequence ATGATTAATTCTCTCAACATAGCTCGCTATTTTATTGTAAAAGCTTATCAGGATGGTATAGAAGCAGAAATGACAAATATGAAAGTACAAAAACTTTTATATTATGCACAAAGCTTATATTTAGCCCTCTATGATCAGCCTTTATTTGAAGAAGAAATTCAAGCTTGGCGTTATGGCCCTGTTTGTCCTCCTGCTTATCAATATTATAGTGAATTTGAAGCCAATCAACTCCCAATTCCTGATGCAGAAATTATCTTAGAAATTCCTGATGATCAGAAGTTAGTTTTAGAAGAAGTTTGGGATTATTTTGGCGGGTATCACGCCTATAGATTAAGTGGGATGACTCACCTAGAATTTCCTTGGAAAAAAGCGCGTCAGGGTTTATCCTCAGAAGCAAGATCAACTCAACCAATTTTGATTGAGGATATGAAAGCATTAGGATATCAAAAATTAGAGGTCATAGAACGAGATCATCCGGCTTATGAACCTGTAATGTATGAAGTTTTGAAAGATACTATAACTTCCGTAAATAATCAATCAGAACCTTCAAATCTTATTCATAAAGGAGAAGTGCGTGACTGGATTAACTCCCTTCTCAATTGA
- a CDS encoding phycocyanin alpha phycocyanobilin lyase related protein: MTITPESVEKLLSSSDFGDRLRGVNQLRQLPPAIAFELIQVPIKDSNSRVRYAAISQMATLGKQDLETSYQVLHYHLLNDPEIDVQSAAADGLGALKLKDAFDDLQNIYNTTPEWLLKLSIVAAVGVIEEPRAFELLETALQDENSLIQTIAISALGELGDRRAVPLLVPYVTNSDWQIRHRVAQALSRLGGSEVETMLKQLAEDEVEIVAQEAKAKV, translated from the coding sequence ATGACAATTACCCCTGAATCTGTTGAGAAGTTGTTAAGTTCTAGTGATTTTGGCGATCGCTTGCGCGGTGTCAATCAACTCCGACAACTGCCCCCAGCGATCGCTTTTGAGTTAATTCAAGTCCCGATTAAAGATAGTAATAGTCGGGTACGATATGCGGCTATTAGTCAGATGGCAACTTTGGGGAAGCAGGATTTAGAAACCTCCTATCAAGTCCTGCATTATCACTTATTAAATGATCCTGAAATTGATGTGCAATCGGCGGCGGCGGATGGGTTAGGGGCGTTGAAACTTAAGGATGCCTTTGATGATTTACAAAACATCTATAATACTACACCAGAATGGTTACTTAAACTGAGTATTGTGGCGGCGGTGGGAGTCATCGAAGAACCTCGCGCTTTTGAATTATTAGAAACAGCCCTTCAAGATGAAAATAGTTTAATTCAAACCATTGCTATTAGTGCATTAGGGGAATTAGGTGACAGGCGGGCAGTGCCTTTATTAGTTCCCTATGTGACCAATTCAGACTGGCAAATTCGCCATCGGGTCGCCCAAGCGTTAAGTCGTTTAGGGGGTAGCGAAGTTGAAACTATGTTAAAACAATTAGCGGAGGATGAAGTTGAGATTGTGGCTCAAGAAGCTAAGGCTAAAGTATAA
- a CDS encoding putative type IIS restriction/modification enzyme produces the protein MNNNQRQPREALNKAFLKVKVSRSNIEQFKTNLINLLEHINEKESEEFHKNLMADFLKNTYYSPNYFINTRERNDLVIHNQKDSKSSVGVILEVKKPKNKAEMVKVENLNAKALQELVLYFLRERITNNNLEIKHLIATNINEWFIFDAQIFEKYFCENKQLIQQFEDFTAGRLTGKTTDFFYKEIAKHAIEKIKNELQFTYFNIQDYETFVRDDNPENDEKLIALFKLLSPQHLLKLPTANDSNTLDKGFYSELLYLIGLTETKEKNKKLIKRQLEAQRNPASLLENAILQLDSLDKISRLEKPEQFGETAPEQVFNIALELSITWINRILFLKLLESQLITYHKGDRNFAFLNLDKIHNFDDLDRLFFQVLAVKSSERKPDVKKIFANVPYLNSSLFEPTELEHQTLVISNLRTEKLPILSSTVLKDANGNKRTGELNTLQYLFEFLDAYDFSSEGSEGIQEDQKTLINASVLGLIFEKINGYKDGSYFTPGFITMYMCRETLRKAVVQKFNDIKGWNCQTLNDLYDKIEDRTEANRIINSLKICDPAVGSGHFLVSALNEIIAIKNDLKILQDQTGKRLKEYQIVVENDELIITDEDHQPFTYTPKNSESQRIQETLFHEKQTIIENCLLGVDINPNSVKICRLRLWIELLKNAYYKADSNYTELETLPNIDINIKCGNSLISRFPLDADLKPALKKSGIDIETYQNAVQTYRHAENKQQKRDMERLINSIKSNFKTTLQGIDPKKTKLRQLEGEVYNLENQLSLFEETKTEQKAREKKVIKLNNEIDKLRVEIEEIESGKIYENAFEWRFEFPEILDDDGNFIGFDVVIGNPPYIRQEEIKEFKAILQKNYQCYTGVSDIFVYFYELGLHILKAKGNLIYISSNKYLRAGYGEKLRQLLTDKTTIYNLIDFGDFPVFEEAIAYPSIISLSKLKSDANELKALSWDLTKKQNIAQFVTVLEQDSFIIPQRNLKSDGWRLESSQVLDLLAKLQNTGTPLGEYVNGKFYYGIKTGFNEAFIIDRQTRDKLIAEHSSSAEVIKPLLRGRDVKRWRVGFADQYLIKIESSENKKHPWSDQPEKEAEKIFYNTYPAIFKYFNKFKEALIKRCDQGKFFWELRSCIYWNEFEQSKIIYPNICKSNEFAWDELGYYTNQKAFIIPTHDKFLLAVLNSSVVRFLFQHLLSKLQGDFYEPSSIFIKYFPIPTASQSECEAIKNLVQKCLNPQEEDVKKIETTIDQLVYELYGLTEEEIKIVEGITD, from the coding sequence ATGAACAATAACCAAAGACAACCGAGAGAAGCATTAAATAAAGCATTTCTGAAAGTCAAAGTCAGCCGCAGCAACATTGAACAATTCAAGACTAACTTGATTAATCTCCTAGAGCATATCAATGAAAAGGAATCAGAAGAATTTCATAAAAATTTGATGGCTGATTTCCTGAAAAATACCTATTATAGCCCTAATTATTTTATTAATACCAGAGAACGTAACGATCTAGTTATTCACAATCAAAAAGATTCTAAAAGCAGTGTGGGTGTTATTCTGGAAGTCAAGAAACCCAAAAATAAAGCAGAAATGGTTAAGGTTGAAAACCTGAATGCTAAAGCCTTACAAGAGTTAGTTTTATATTTTTTGAGAGAACGAATTACCAATAATAACCTAGAAATTAAACATTTAATTGCTACTAATATTAATGAATGGTTTATTTTTGATGCCCAGATTTTTGAAAAATATTTTTGTGAGAATAAACAATTAATTCAACAATTTGAAGATTTTACAGCCGGACGCTTAACGGGTAAAACCACCGATTTTTTCTATAAAGAAATTGCTAAACATGCTATTGAAAAGATAAAAAATGAACTACAATTCACTTATTTTAATATTCAAGACTATGAAACATTTGTTAGAGATGATAACCCCGAAAATGATGAAAAACTGATCGCTTTATTTAAGTTACTTTCCCCGCAACATTTATTAAAATTACCGACCGCTAATGATAGTAATACCCTAGATAAAGGCTTTTATAGTGAATTACTCTATCTTATCGGTTTAACGGAAACCAAAGAAAAGAATAAAAAACTGATCAAACGTCAACTAGAAGCACAAAGAAATCCAGCTTCACTGCTGGAAAATGCTATTTTACAACTCGATAGTTTAGATAAAATTTCCCGACTGGAAAAACCCGAACAATTTGGAGAAACTGCACCCGAACAGGTTTTTAATATTGCTTTAGAATTATCAATTACTTGGATAAACCGAATTTTATTCTTAAAATTATTAGAATCTCAATTAATAACTTACCATAAAGGCGATCGCAATTTTGCCTTTCTAAATTTAGATAAAATTCATAATTTTGATGATTTGGATCGGTTATTTTTCCAAGTATTAGCCGTTAAATCTAGTGAGAGAAAACCCGATGTAAAAAAGATTTTTGCTAATGTTCCCTATCTGAATAGTTCCCTATTTGAACCTACCGAACTCGAACATCAAACCCTAGTTATTAGTAACCTGAGAACCGAAAAACTCCCGATTTTATCATCAACTGTTTTAAAAGATGCTAACGGAAATAAACGCACCGGAGAACTGAATACCCTACAATATTTATTTGAGTTTCTCGATGCTTATGATTTTAGTAGCGAAGGGTCAGAAGGAATTCAGGAAGATCAGAAAACCCTAATTAACGCTTCGGTTTTAGGACTAATTTTTGAGAAAATTAATGGTTATAAAGATGGGTCATATTTTACCCCTGGTTTTATTACCATGTATATGTGTCGAGAAACTTTGCGGAAAGCGGTTGTCCAGAAATTCAATGATATTAAAGGTTGGAATTGTCAAACTCTTAATGATTTATATGATAAAATAGAAGATAGAACGGAAGCAAATCGAATTATTAATAGTCTAAAAATTTGTGATCCGGCGGTGGGTTCGGGACATTTTTTAGTGTCGGCGTTGAATGAAATAATTGCGATTAAAAATGATCTGAAAATTTTACAGGATCAAACTGGAAAACGATTAAAAGAATATCAAATTGTTGTAGAAAATGATGAATTAATCATAACAGACGAAGATCATCAACCCTTTACCTATACCCCGAAAAACTCAGAAAGTCAACGCATCCAAGAAACCCTATTTCACGAAAAGCAAACGATTATCGAAAATTGTTTATTGGGTGTGGATATTAACCCCAACTCGGTTAAAATTTGTCGGTTACGGTTATGGATAGAATTGCTAAAAAATGCCTATTATAAAGCGGATAGTAATTACACGGAATTGGAAACCCTCCCGAATATTGATATTAATATCAAGTGCGGTAACTCTTTAATTAGTCGTTTTCCCTTGGATGCGGATTTAAAACCAGCATTAAAGAAAAGTGGTATTGATATAGAAACCTATCAAAACGCTGTCCAGACCTATCGCCATGCGGAGAATAAACAGCAAAAGCGGGATATGGAAAGGTTAATTAATAGTATTAAAAGTAATTTCAAAACCACACTTCAAGGAATTGACCCCAAGAAAACGAAGTTAAGACAGTTAGAGGGGGAAGTTTATAATTTAGAGAATCAACTTTCGCTCTTTGAGGAAACCAAAACCGAACAAAAAGCGCGGGAGAAGAAAGTTATTAAGTTAAATAATGAGATTGATAAGTTAAGGGTGGAAATTGAAGAAATCGAAAGTGGTAAAATTTATGAAAATGCCTTTGAATGGCGGTTTGAGTTTCCTGAAATTTTGGATGATGATGGTAATTTTATCGGTTTTGATGTTGTGATTGGAAATCCTCCTTATATTCGACAAGAAGAAATTAAGGAATTTAAGGCAATTTTACAGAAAAATTATCAATGTTATACAGGTGTTAGTGATATATTTGTTTACTTTTATGAGTTGGGTTTACATATATTAAAAGCAAAAGGTAATTTAATTTATATCTCCTCTAATAAATATTTGAGAGCAGGTTATGGTGAAAAGTTACGTCAACTTTTGACAGATAAAACAACAATTTATAATTTAATAGATTTCGGTGATTTTCCGGTTTTTGAAGAAGCGATCGCTTATCCTAGCATTATCTCTTTAAGTAAATTGAAATCTGACGCGAATGAATTAAAGGCTTTATCATGGGATCTAACAAAAAAACAAAATATTGCACAATTTGTGACGGTTTTAGAGCAGGATAGTTTTATAATTCCTCAGAGAAACTTAAAATCTGATGGTTGGCGACTAGAATCTTCTCAGGTATTGGACTTGCTTGCGAAACTGCAAAATACTGGTACACCGTTAGGAGAATATGTAAACGGTAAATTTTATTATGGTATTAAAACAGGTTTTAATGAGGCTTTTATAATTGATCGCCAAACAAGAGATAAATTAATCGCTGAACATTCTTCGTCTGCGGAAGTTATTAAACCTTTGCTGCGTGGTCGTGATGTTAAAAGATGGCGAGTTGGTTTTGCTGATCAATATTTGATCAAAATTGAATCTTCTGAAAATAAAAAACATCCTTGGTCTGATCAACCAGAAAAAGAAGCAGAAAAAATTTTTTATAACACATATCCTGCGATTTTTAAATATTTTAATAAATTTAAGGAAGCCTTAATTAAAAGATGCGATCAGGGTAAATTCTTTTGGGAATTGCGATCTTGTATTTACTGGAATGAATTTGAACAATCTAAGATTATTTATCCAAATATTTGTAAGAGTAATGAATTTGCTTGGGATGAATTAGGCTATTACACAAATCAGAAGGCATTTATTATTCCCACCCATGATAAATTTCTACTAGCAGTTCTTAACTCTAGCGTAGTGCGGTTTTTGTTTCAGCATTTACTATCAAAATTACAGGGTGATTTCTACGAGCCAAGCTCAATATTTATAAAATATTTCCCTATCCCCACCGCCAGCCAATCAGAGTGTGAAGCCATAAAAAACCTTGTTCAAAAATGTCTTAATCCTCAAGAGGAAGATGTTAAAAAGATTGAAACAACAATCGATCAACTGGTTTATGAATTATATGGATTAACAGAAGAAGAAATTAAAATAGTTGAGGGGATAACAGATTAG
- a CDS encoding ABC transporter ATP-binding protein encodes MQYAVLNVNNLRVEFETDERTLTAVDDISFQVGRGQTLGIVGESGSGKSVTALAIMGLLSTATTQVSGEVWFQIPESEDYNPYSQPVNLLQLSSTQKQTYRGGQISMIFQEPMTSLNPVFTIGFQLAEAIIQHQKISPKQAMWKASSLLQEVKLLPSDDQLMQQALEEQNHQATSRSPQELQDKRTRKREVIQQVNAQKRAMLDRYPHELSGGQLQRVMIAMAISCNPILLIADEPTTALDVTVQATILELLQELQEYRGMAMIFITHDLGIVAQIADQVAVMFQGKIVESGTIQQIFTAPQNPYTKGLLACRPTLDNPAVRLPTVADFMEVVTLENGEKEIREKPQAEVNKIYNNISNIALSSKSFLSSLPSDNTLLSVKNLRVGFKIPGVLGQTKRLFMAVNDVSFEVYPGETLGLVGESGCGKSTLARAILQLIKPLSGQVLFEGEDITAPYLQTAIFSGFNNYRNQQQFNHKMRWVRRNMQIIFQDPFSSLDPRISIGEAVMEPLIIHQVGDNFQEKCDRVAYLLERVGLNPDLMRRYPHEFSGGQRQRICIARALALNPKFIICDESVSALDVSVQAQVLNLLKELQSEFNLTYIFISHDLSVVKFMSDRIIVMNQGKIEETGTAEEIYRYPKQAYTRQLIASIPSGNIRSSNFN; translated from the coding sequence ATGCAATATGCTGTCCTGAACGTAAATAATCTGCGGGTTGAGTTTGAAACCGACGAACGGACGCTTACCGCCGTTGATGACATTTCCTTCCAGGTTGGACGGGGACAAACCCTGGGAATTGTGGGCGAGTCCGGTTCAGGAAAATCCGTGACAGCATTAGCAATTATGGGGTTACTTTCGACCGCAACCACTCAAGTTAGCGGGGAAGTTTGGTTTCAAATTCCCGAATCTGAAGACTATAACCCCTATTCCCAACCTGTTAATTTATTACAACTTTCGTCAACTCAAAAACAAACCTATCGCGGCGGTCAAATTTCCATGATTTTTCAGGAACCCATGACCTCCCTGAACCCCGTATTTACCATTGGGTTTCAGTTAGCAGAAGCTATTATTCAGCATCAAAAAATATCCCCTAAACAGGCGATGTGGAAAGCATCATCGTTATTACAGGAAGTTAAATTACTCCCAAGTGATGATCAATTAATGCAGCAAGCATTAGAAGAACAAAACCATCAAGCAACATCCCGTTCTCCCCAGGAATTACAAGATAAACGCACTAGAAAAAGAGAAGTTATTCAACAGGTTAATGCTCAAAAACGAGCTATGTTAGATCGATATCCCCATGAATTATCCGGGGGACAATTACAACGGGTAATGATTGCTATGGCGATTTCTTGTAACCCCATATTATTAATCGCGGATGAACCGACAACGGCCTTAGATGTGACGGTACAAGCAACAATATTAGAGTTACTTCAAGAGTTACAAGAATATCGGGGAATGGCGATGATTTTTATTACCCATGATTTGGGAATTGTTGCTCAAATTGCTGACCAAGTGGCGGTAATGTTCCAGGGAAAAATAGTCGAATCAGGAACTATTCAGCAAATTTTTACAGCCCCTCAAAATCCCTATACTAAAGGTTTATTAGCCTGTCGTCCCACCTTAGATAACCCGGCGGTAAGATTGCCAACGGTGGCGGATTTTATGGAGGTTGTTACCTTGGAAAATGGGGAAAAAGAAATTCGAGAAAAACCTCAAGCAGAAGTTAATAAAATTTATAATAATATTTCTAATATTGCTTTAAGTTCTAAATCTTTTTTATCAAGTCTTCCATCAGATAATACACTTTTATCCGTTAAAAATTTAAGAGTTGGTTTTAAAATACCCGGAGTATTGGGTCAAACTAAACGGTTATTTATGGCGGTTAATGATGTTTCTTTTGAGGTTTATCCAGGGGAAACCTTGGGATTAGTGGGAGAATCAGGTTGTGGAAAAAGTACCTTAGCCAGAGCAATTTTACAACTGATTAAACCCTTGAGTGGTCAGGTATTATTTGAAGGTGAGGATATTACCGCACCTTATTTACAAACAGCTATATTTAGTGGATTTAACAATTATCGAAATCAGCAACAGTTTAATCATAAAATGCGTTGGGTGCGGCGGAATATGCAGATTATATTTCAAGATCCGTTTAGTTCCCTTGACCCTAGAATCAGCATTGGCGAGGCGGTCATGGAACCTTTAATTATTCATCAAGTGGGAGATAATTTTCAGGAAAAATGCGATCGCGTGGCTTATTTATTAGAAAGAGTTGGATTGAATCCTGATTTAATGCGTCGTTATCCCCATGAATTTTCCGGGGGACAAAGACAACGGATTTGTATTGCTAGAGCTTTAGCATTAAACCCTAAATTTATTATTTGTGATGAATCAGTTTCCGCCCTAGATGTTTCGGTACAGGCGCAGGTTTTGAACCTATTAAAAGAGTTACAATCGGAATTTAATCTAACTTATATTTTTATTTCCCATGATTTAAGTGTGGTTAAATTTATGAGCGATCGGATTATTGTTATGAATCAAGGAAAAATCGAAGAAACCGGAACTGCCGAAGAAATTTATCGCTATCCCAAACAAGCCTATACCCGTCAATTAATTGCGTCTATTCCTTCAGGGAATATTAGAAGTAGTAACTTTAATTGA
- a CDS encoding two-component response regulator: MTSSTVRLLIIDDDPIFRMGLLSALEPFSDLEVIAEVESLESAFRVLETETNSEDQKPVDLIILELGLKIKENPALKTHPVLDFCQQLKTQYPQIPILLLTTVKLQNLLLSAQKIGVDGYCNKGIPVRELVIIINQLVAGERYWLESLAALNREPFMGIVSRKTGSLLGNIQGFLVQPGMRQIEQAIAEVNQEIKRNLEQFNQQDTITIINKLILTGKRRELLTARWIVSQLLSEETSPSLEVSAQVSSDNFNADNYEPLKNYQSIALVINSDPANHKSSGIVANNLKSVLFDKTVIKLQSGLINLTGMPLEIDILRLSKKRELLYILLKQLEILLDELILSDLQYEQLAEKIPNLITDFWQAATFDFFGKYYTVTKNNQNIEIVTIILKDADLIQNNILNKIPLVKDLFEHLLFYRPLTIDNLSCPAGGLDAMERAEALLQNLLIQVANAIIQPLLNYFSDYEEIKLKFYDRRLLSTREIEKFRNSLSWRYRLDQYVAEPKAIFESSYLLLVLGERGIQKQVIYSPRRDELEKLSGIPLTVTLILETRDAVAPPLRAAISFVGSAIIYVLTNIVGRGLGLIGKGILQGIGTSFQDNRTGKK; this comes from the coding sequence ATGACCTCATCTACTGTACGACTTTTAATCATTGATGATGACCCTATTTTTCGGATGGGGTTACTGAGTGCATTAGAACCGTTTTCTGATTTGGAAGTTATTGCAGAAGTTGAGAGTTTAGAGAGTGCCTTCAGGGTTTTAGAAACTGAGACTAATTCAGAGGATCAGAAACCCGTTGATTTAATTATTTTGGAATTGGGGTTAAAAATCAAGGAAAATCCGGCGCTTAAAACTCACCCTGTTTTAGATTTTTGTCAACAATTAAAAACTCAATATCCTCAAATTCCGATTCTATTATTAACAACGGTTAAACTACAAAATTTATTACTATCAGCCCAAAAAATTGGGGTAGATGGTTATTGTAATAAGGGGATTCCAGTTAGAGAATTAGTAATTATTATTAATCAATTAGTCGCGGGAGAACGCTATTGGTTAGAATCCTTGGCAGCGTTGAATCGAGAACCGTTTATGGGAATAGTATCTCGAAAAACCGGATCATTATTGGGAAATATTCAAGGGTTTTTAGTTCAACCCGGAATGCGACAAATTGAACAAGCGATCGCAGAAGTTAATCAAGAAATTAAACGAAATTTAGAACAATTCAATCAACAAGATACTATTACGATTATTAATAAGTTAATTCTAACGGGAAAGCGGCGCGAACTTCTAACAGCAAGGTGGATTGTTAGTCAACTTTTATCGGAGGAAACCTCACCCAGTCTTGAGGTATCTGCTCAAGTTTCTAGTGATAATTTTAATGCCGATAATTATGAACCTCTGAAAAACTATCAAAGTATTGCCTTAGTGATCAATTCTGACCCTGCTAATCATAAAAGTTCAGGAATTGTAGCTAATAATTTAAAATCAGTTTTATTTGATAAAACCGTAATAAAACTGCAATCAGGATTAATTAATTTAACCGGAATGCCTTTAGAAATTGATATTCTAAGATTATCTAAAAAACGAGAATTGTTGTATATCTTGTTAAAACAATTAGAAATATTATTAGATGAATTAATCTTATCTGACCTGCAATATGAACAACTAGCCGAAAAAATACCTAATTTAATTACAGACTTTTGGCAAGCTGCAACTTTCGATTTTTTTGGGAAATATTATACTGTGACTAAGAATAACCAAAATATTGAAATTGTGACAATTATCTTAAAAGATGCTGATTTGATTCAAAACAATATTTTAAATAAAATCCCTTTAGTAAAAGATTTATTTGAGCATTTATTATTTTATAGACCCTTAACTATTGATAATTTATCCTGTCCGGCGGGAGGTTTAGACGCAATGGAACGTGCGGAAGCGTTATTACAAAATCTGTTAATTCAAGTAGCAAATGCGATCATTCAACCGTTACTCAATTATTTTTCAGATTATGAAGAAATCAAACTCAAATTTTATGATCGACGTTTATTATCGACCCGTGAAATTGAGAAATTTAGGAATAGTTTATCCTGGCGATATCGTCTTGATCAATATGTCGCCGAACCCAAGGCAATTTTTGAAAGTTCCTATTTGCTATTAGTTTTAGGAGAAAGAGGAATTCAAAAACAGGTGATTTATTCCCCTCGCCGAGACGAATTAGAAAAGTTATCAGGAATTCCATTAACGGTAACACTAATATTAGAAACCCGCGATGCTGTTGCTCCTCCTCTACGGGCGGCGATTTCCTTTGTCGGAAGTGCGATTATTTATGTTTTAACTAATATTGTCGGTCGAGGATTGGGTTTAATTGGAAAAGGGATTTTACAGGGAATTGGCACATCTTTTCAAGATAATCGCACCGGGAAAAAATGA